A portion of the Oncorhynchus clarkii lewisi isolate Uvic-CL-2024 chromosome 27, UVic_Ocla_1.0, whole genome shotgun sequence genome contains these proteins:
- the LOC139386127 gene encoding TLC domain-containing protein 5-like, with protein MTSLAVGVVLCLTGWITLYTLLCSTSGSHGSEWNCRLVTLLHGILAVCITAYIGYVDGPWPFTHPGTKNTPLQITAMVISLGYFIFDMGWCVYFSTEGPVMLAHHTMSILGILLTLSLGESGIESCAVLFGSEITNPLLQARWFLRQLGCYESLTGEAVDVLFVVLFVFMRIVVGGRMLYCELISTRPRFIIKCGGVAMYVLSWVFMVDIGRFAYRKSQSKYRRWRDQHRLETVNRHDGKTD; from the exons ATGACATCGCTGGCTGTCGGCGTGGTCCTCTGCCTAACAGGCTGGATCACTCTCTACACCCTACTGTGTAGCACCAGTGGCAGCCATGGCTCTGAGTGGAACTGTAGGCTGGTCACACTGCTCCATGGAATCCTTGCAGTCTGTATAACAGCATACATAGGCTATGTGGATGGACCTTGGCCCTTCACACATCCAG GCACAAAGAACACCCCCCTTCAGATCACTGCTATGGTCATTAGCCTGGGCTACTTCATCTTCGATATGGGCTGGTGTGTTTACTTCAGCACAGAGGGCCCGGTGATGCTGGCTCACCACACCATGAGCATCCTGGGTATCTTGTTGACCCTGAGCTTGGGGGAATCGGGCATCGAGTCCTGCGCCGTACTCTTTGGCAGTGAGATCACCAACCCCCTTCTGCAAGCTCGCTGGTTCCTGAGACAGTTGGGATGCTATGAGAGCCTGACAGGGGAGGCGGTGGATGTTCTGTTTGTAGTGCTATTTGTATTTATGCGCATAGTGGTTGGCGGAAGGATGTTGTACTGCGAGCTCATCTCCACACGGCCCAGGTTCATTATAAAGTGTGGGGGAGTTGCCATGTATGTGCTGTCTTGGGTGTTCATGGTGGACATTGGTCGTTTCGCCTACCGCAAGAGTCAATCCAAATACAGACGCTGGCGAGACCAACACAGATTGGAAACAGTTAACAGACATGATGGAAAGACAGACTGA
- the LOC139386126 gene encoding TLC domain-containing protein 5-like, with protein MTSLSVGVVLCLTGWITLYTLLCNTNGSRGSEWNCRLVTLFHGILAVCITAYIGYVEGPWPFTHPGTKNTPLQITAMVISLGYFIFDMGWCVYFRTEGPVMLIHHTMSILGILLTLSLGESGIESCAVIFASEITNPLLQARWFLRQLGRYESLTGEAVDVLFVVLFVFMRIVVGGRMLYCELISPWPRFIIKCEGVAMYVLSWVFMVDIGRFAYRKSQSKYRRWRNQHRSAAANGHDGKPTERLPYHDE; from the exons ATGACATCACTGTCTGTTGGCGTGGTCCTCTGCCTTACAGGCTGGATCACTCTCTACACACTACTGTGTAACACCAATGGAAGCCGTGGGTCTGAGTGGAACTGTAGGCTGGTCACACTGTTCCATGGAATCCTGGCAGTCTGCATAACAGCCTACATAGGTTATGTGGAAGGACCTTGGCCCTTCACACATCCAG GCACAAAGAACACCCCCCTTCAGATCACTGCTATGGTCATTAGCCTGGGCTACTTCATCTTTGACATGGGCTGGTGTGTGTACTTCCGCACAGAGGGCCCGGTGATGCTGATCCACCACACCATGAGCATCCTGGGTATCTTGTTGACCCTGAGCTTGGGGGAATCAGGCATTGAGTCATGCGCCGTAATTTTTGCCAGTGAGATCACCAACCCCCTTCTGCAAGCTCGCTGGTTCCTGAGACAGTTGGGTCGCTATGAGAGCCTGACAGGGGAGGCGGTGGATGTTTTGTTTGTAGTGCTATTTGTGTTTATGCGCATAGTGGTTGGCGGAAGGATGTTGTACTGCGAGCTCATCTCCCCATGGCCCAGGTTCATTATAAAGTGTGAGGGAGTTGCCATGTATGTGCTATCCTGGGTGTTCATGGTGGACATTGGTCGTTTCGCCTACCGCAAGAGTCAATCCAAATACAGACGCTGGAGAAACCAACACAGATCGGCAGCAGCTAACGGACATGACGGAAAACCGACTGAAAGACTTCCTTATCATGATGAATAA